A section of the Candidatus Acidiferrales bacterium genome encodes:
- the ftsA gene encoding cell division protein FtsA, producing the protein MNNNMIVALDIGTTKVCALVVEADSNGRLNVLGIGTSKSGGMSRGVVANIDRTVKSIQEAVHVAESKPGMKIKSAIVGIAGEHIDSFKTNSIITISNPDHEITENDIDRLIEDSRRVHLSRDREIIHIIPQEFIIDGQTVTHDPIGMAGVRVEASMHVVTGLVTAAQNIHKCVERAGLKVEELVLQPLASSYSVLTEDEKEVGVALLDIGGGTTDLAVFEDRTIRHTAVIPIAGDHITTDIRKGLGILPEQAEELKVNHGYAMVSEVVDDEPIIIPGIGGRRPIEINKKLLAQIVQPRVEELLDIVAMEIKRSGYSRHLSAGIVLTGGGALLKGMPELVEYVLGVPAKIGIPQSFDGGFVREVENPIYATAVGLIQYGLKRGAGKSTIQFAESSKDVLEEGSPSKNGKSFLDKSLQFLKKFISKNIDNV; encoded by the coding sequence ATGAACAACAACATGATTGTGGCACTCGATATCGGAACGACTAAAGTTTGCGCATTGGTGGTGGAGGCCGATTCAAACGGGAGATTGAACGTTCTCGGAATCGGCACAAGTAAGTCTGGCGGCATGAGCCGCGGCGTTGTGGCGAACATTGATAGAACCGTAAAGTCAATTCAGGAGGCTGTGCACGTGGCCGAGTCTAAGCCGGGCATGAAAATAAAAAGCGCCATCGTCGGCATCGCCGGAGAGCATATCGACAGTTTCAAGACAAACAGCATTATTACTATCAGTAATCCAGACCATGAAATAACTGAAAACGATATCGATCGTCTGATCGAAGACTCAAGACGTGTTCATCTTTCACGCGACAGGGAAATCATTCATATCATTCCGCAGGAATTCATAATCGACGGTCAAACCGTTACTCACGATCCTATCGGGATGGCCGGGGTCCGGGTCGAAGCTTCGATGCACGTAGTCACGGGTTTGGTTACTGCCGCTCAGAATATACACAAATGTGTGGAGAGAGCCGGGTTGAAGGTTGAGGAATTGGTTCTGCAGCCGCTCGCTTCGAGCTACTCGGTTCTTACCGAGGACGAGAAGGAAGTTGGAGTTGCGTTGTTAGACATAGGCGGCGGAACCACGGACCTTGCAGTGTTTGAAGACAGGACGATCAGGCACACGGCGGTCATTCCTATTGCGGGTGACCACATCACGACGGATATACGTAAAGGACTCGGCATATTGCCGGAACAGGCAGAAGAATTGAAAGTCAACCACGGGTATGCCATGGTGTCCGAGGTGGTCGATGACGAGCCGATAATAATCCCCGGGATCGGCGGACGAAGACCGATTGAGATAAACAAGAAACTCCTTGCACAAATTGTTCAGCCTCGCGTGGAGGAACTCCTGGACATAGTAGCGATGGAAATAAAGCGTTCCGGTTACTCGCGTCATTTGTCTGCCGGAATAGTCCTCACGGGCGGAGGTGCATTGCTGAAAGGCATGCCGGAGCTGGTTGAATATGTACTTGGTGTGCCGGCTAAGATCGGAATACCGCAGAGCTTTGACGGCGGTTTCGTAAGAGAAGTAGAAAATCCGATTTATGCGACGGCAGTCGGACTGATTCAATATGGCTTGAAACGCGGTGCCGGGAAATCGACGATTCAATTCGCCGAATCGTCCAAGGATGTTTTGGAAGAAGGAAGTCCGAGCAAAAACGGGAAAAGTTTTTTGGATAAAAGTTTACAGTTTCTGAAAAAATTCATCAGCAAAAATATTGACAACGTTTAA
- a CDS encoding FtsQ-type POTRA domain-containing protein: MKRIERTYLNFTFGVCVLAALYLTSQNWKNQLVLQDVKVYDASILTDDEVKTLADVHAGSRLYGLNLSKISSRVRQNPFVKEATVVRALPYDLTITVQERNPLALLALKSSMLSIDEDGIVLPVPLERKNNLPIITNITAQVAVGDTAKDDLMQAVNFLSEAERFGPAIAASIDEVQLNEGNLVVFTTASSLPAVVGKGNFDRKLLYLQKFLTEIAGRGDADYYYVDLRFDGQIVLGMQTKGGRPDAVGTSQTLGKVN; encoded by the coding sequence ATGAAAAGAATCGAGCGGACATATCTGAATTTTACTTTCGGTGTTTGCGTGCTCGCTGCCCTTTACCTGACTTCACAAAATTGGAAGAACCAGCTTGTGTTGCAGGATGTAAAAGTCTATGATGCGAGCATATTGACCGACGATGAAGTCAAAACGCTTGCCGATGTCCATGCGGGAAGCAGGCTCTACGGATTAAACCTTTCAAAAATTTCGTCCCGCGTCAGACAAAATCCTTTCGTGAAGGAAGCTACTGTAGTGCGAGCTCTTCCTTATGATTTAACGATAACCGTCCAAGAGCGAAATCCTTTAGCGCTCCTTGCCTTGAAGAGTTCCATGCTTTCGATTGACGAGGACGGCATCGTGCTTCCTGTTCCTTTGGAGCGAAAAAATAACTTGCCGATCATCACCAATATAACCGCTCAAGTCGCGGTCGGGGACACTGCAAAGGATGACTTGATGCAAGCTGTGAACTTTCTTTCGGAGGCAGAGAGATTTGGACCGGCAATTGCCGCCAGCATTGACGAGGTTCAATTGAACGAAGGTAACCTGGTCGTCTTCACGACGGCATCTTCGCTTCCGGCAGTGGTGGGAAAGGGAAATTTTGACAGGAAACTTTTATATCTGCAGAAATTCCTGACGGAAATCGCCGGCAGGGGCGATGCAGACTATTATTATGTCGATCTCAGATTTGACGGGCAAATTGTTCTTGGGATGCAAACCAAAGGAGGCCGACCTGACGCGGTCGGGACTTCGCAAACATTGGGAAAAGTAAACTAA
- the ftsZ gene encoding cell division protein FtsZ has protein sequence MFELDTDKQGPRIRVVGIGGCGGNAVNSIAKRGIHGVDLISMNTDLQDLERSVAPNKIQIGKTTTRGLGAGSNPDIGRRAAVEAREEIHRALKDSDMVFLTAGMGGGTGTGAAPVVASILKGADRDDVKKEGQDERAPLIVAVVTKPFINEAKERMRNAETGIEELKKYVDALIVIPNEKLLTISDKSAGYLASLQKIYDVLYDAIRGISEIITKPGFVNVDFADVRTVLASRGDAIIGTGIASGERRAAEAASAAISNPLLEEVSLERVEGILVSITAGNNFALHEFDEIVKSVRSVAKNGDDESKVIVGVSIDEKIEKEVIVTVIAAGINNRTQPLPTSTPDPRKKLMLKDRDKIKDQTWSIKDWRSFDEPTFERNGINIHLNKMDEEIKDETILQKPGERPAFLRKVMD, from the coding sequence GTGTTTGAATTAGACACAGATAAGCAAGGCCCGCGAATAAGAGTTGTGGGCATTGGCGGATGCGGTGGCAACGCCGTTAACAGCATTGCAAAGCGAGGTATTCATGGCGTCGATCTGATTTCTATGAATACCGATCTGCAGGATCTTGAGCGCAGCGTCGCGCCGAATAAGATACAAATAGGCAAAACGACGACACGTGGACTTGGAGCCGGCTCAAATCCAGATATCGGCAGACGTGCCGCCGTCGAGGCACGCGAGGAAATTCATCGCGCACTGAAAGACAGCGACATGGTCTTTCTGACTGCCGGGATGGGCGGCGGCACGGGAACCGGTGCTGCGCCGGTAGTGGCGAGTATCCTCAAGGGAGCGGACCGGGACGACGTGAAGAAGGAAGGCCAGGATGAGCGTGCACCCCTTATTGTAGCGGTTGTGACAAAGCCGTTCATTAACGAAGCCAAAGAAAGAATGAGAAATGCTGAAACGGGCATCGAGGAATTGAAGAAATATGTCGATGCTCTGATCGTTATTCCGAATGAAAAGTTGCTGACCATTTCCGACAAGTCGGCAGGTTATCTTGCTTCTTTGCAGAAAATTTACGATGTTTTATACGACGCGATTCGTGGAATATCTGAAATAATCACGAAGCCTGGATTTGTTAATGTTGATTTTGCTGATGTGAGAACTGTGCTCGCTTCCCGCGGCGACGCAATCATCGGAACGGGAATCGCAAGCGGTGAAAGACGTGCGGCAGAAGCAGCGTCTGCGGCTATTTCCAATCCGCTTCTTGAAGAAGTCTCCCTCGAGCGGGTTGAAGGCATCCTGGTCAGTATTACCGCAGGCAATAATTTTGCTCTCCATGAATTCGATGAGATAGTAAAAAGCGTTCGCAGTGTTGCGAAGAACGGCGATGATGAGAGTAAGGTAATTGTAGGTGTTTCGATCGACGAGAAAATAGAAAAAGAAGTTATCGTCACGGTTATCGCTGCGGGTATAAACAATCGCACGCAACCGCTCCCGACCTCTACTCCGGATCCAAGGAAGAAGTTGATGCTGAAGGACAGAGATAAAATCAAAGATCAGACGTGGAGCATCAAGGACTGGCGTTCTTTCGACGAGCCTACTTTTGAGAGGAACGGCATCAATATCCATCTGAACAAAATGGATGAAGAGATAAAAGACGAGACAATCCTTCAGAAGCCGGGCGAAAGACCTGCGTTCTTACGAAAAGTTATGGATTAA
- the pstS gene encoding phosphate ABC transporter substrate-binding protein PstS codes for MLKRVAVVTAIMAMSIAATYAQTILNGAGATFPYPLISKWSNEYHNMKPDIQINYQSIGSGGGIKQMIAGTVNWGASDAPMTEEQMHAADSAHGPILHIPETLGAVVIAYSIPGVTGTLKFDGETIANIYLGKITTWNDESIKKLNPGVDLPNIPIIVVHRADGSGTTYIFSDYLSKVSSEWKDKVGKSTSLNWPVGIGGKGNEGVAGQVSRAPGAIGYVELIYALQNNISFADLENAEGVFVHPSISGVTEALANAAKTLPEDLRFSITNAPGKDSYPISSATWLLIYRNQTEYEKGKATVEFMQWAVTEGQKYSTALDYAPLPKNIQNLDVEKLKMVQYNGQSILK; via the coding sequence ATGCTAAAACGAGTCGCGGTTGTAACTGCTATCATGGCGATGTCAATAGCAGCAACATACGCACAGACCATACTCAATGGAGCCGGGGCAACCTTCCCTTATCCCTTGATTTCAAAATGGTCAAATGAATATCACAATATGAAACCGGATATCCAGATCAACTATCAGTCCATCGGAAGCGGAGGCGGGATAAAACAAATGATCGCGGGGACGGTCAATTGGGGGGCAAGTGACGCTCCAATGACAGAAGAGCAGATGCACGCGGCCGACTCGGCACATGGTCCCATTCTCCACATCCCTGAGACGCTTGGCGCCGTGGTCATCGCCTACAGCATACCCGGAGTGACAGGAACGTTGAAGTTTGACGGAGAAACAATTGCAAATATTTACCTGGGCAAAATTACAACATGGAACGACGAGAGCATAAAGAAGCTTAATCCCGGCGTTGATCTCCCTAACATCCCCATTATTGTGGTTCACCGCGCAGACGGAAGCGGAACGACATATATATTCTCCGACTACCTCTCAAAAGTAAGCTCCGAGTGGAAAGACAAAGTGGGAAAGTCGACCAGCTTGAACTGGCCTGTAGGAATCGGCGGAAAAGGGAACGAGGGAGTCGCCGGACAGGTATCACGTGCTCCCGGAGCTATCGGATATGTCGAGTTGATCTATGCCCTCCAAAACAACATTTCATTTGCAGACCTCGAGAATGCTGAAGGCGTATTTGTTCACCCATCGATCTCCGGGGTTACCGAAGCTCTTGCGAATGCAGCCAAGACTTTGCCGGAAGACTTAAGGTTCTCGATCACCAACGCCCCCGGAAAAGATTCTTACCCGATCTCCAGTGCAACCTGGCTGCTAATTTACAGGAACCAGACAGAGTATGAGAAAGGAAAAGCTACTGTTGAATTTATGCAATGGGCTGTCACCGAAGGACAAAAATATTCAACCGCACTGGACTACGCGCCGCTCCCCAAGAATATTCAGAACCTCGACGTAGAGAAACTCAAAATGGTCCAATACAATGGACAAAGTATTTTGAAGTAA
- a CDS encoding response regulator, with the protein MKGTETIFVVGDHMEFLEIIRINFEDYGYNVLTAVDPYEAILICEAFADEIHLLITDVLMPKMSGKELYEWVRRKRPQMKTIFVSGFAAGMLRPHGVLTDGIEFMQKPFTPEALVRRVREVLAK; encoded by the coding sequence ATGAAAGGAACGGAGACGATATTTGTCGTCGGCGACCATATGGAATTTCTTGAGATAATCAGGATCAATTTTGAGGATTACGGTTACAATGTGTTGACTGCTGTGGATCCGTATGAGGCCATTCTAATATGCGAAGCATTTGCGGATGAAATTCATCTCCTCATAACCGATGTATTGATGCCCAAGATGAGCGGGAAGGAATTGTATGAGTGGGTAAGGAGGAAAAGACCGCAGATGAAAACGATTTTCGTGTCTGGATTTGCTGCCGGCATGCTTCGTCCTCATGGCGTCTTGACAGATGGAATTGAATTTATGCAAAAACCATTCACCCCTGAAGCTCTTGTCAGAAGAGTTCGCGAGGTACTGGCAAAATAA
- a CDS encoding DUF5916 domain-containing protein — protein MKKCFSVATGFIAACLACFPKQGLSYDSPNPEKYRVKAVHIDRKIDLSGRLSDPLWKLSEPIEISYEIQPGENTPARQKTSVYVLYNSDYIYFGFNCLDSTANLVRAHITDRDKMTDDDFVGILLDTYGNTQGGYEFMVNPQGIQFDAARTGESEDASFDCMWYSAAQVNDTGYTVEIALPFKSLRFPSAPEQHWIAEFVRNMPRESRYQMTWTPIDRNNPCLFCQSGTIDGIEGAEASNNLELLPYVMGVQSSSLNDAGDPASGFAKGPVTGRIGAGIRYAPSSSFALAGVLNPDFSQIESDAAQISVNNTFAIFYPEKRPFFLEGADLYSTVASIFYSRMINNPLASVKITEKSGSFSLAYLGAEDRESPFIIPGEEESDFVSSSLKSWNNILRAKYNIGKESFVGGLVTTRNFMDAHNYVGTVDWSVLFGGNYYLTGQAGLTHTKEINDPSLFSSDRLFGSTSYTAAFDGESYEGSGYQVDITRNARNYSFDLGGVSVSPTFQAYDGYTTSTDKRQINFWQGYTVYFDRSFVENASLQTNSGVAFNYDGARKGEWGSIQAQANLRGQTYVWAAYYPVQEELFHSVQFHKLYRTEVQLNTNPITGFALYLWAQAGRLIYRVDSPDLGRGYNLSCETVVKPTDKFSLDLTYTRSRLWSFYTQQLFFDGYIARCAVVYQFSAQLFVRLISQYDQFAKQLQIDPLISYKLNPFTVFYAGSDHNFARFDEPYGMRRTVQQFFVKLQYLWQN, from the coding sequence ATGAAGAAATGTTTTTCTGTAGCGACCGGTTTTATCGCGGCGTGCCTTGCCTGCTTTCCGAAGCAGGGGCTTTCTTATGATTCGCCCAATCCTGAAAAATATCGTGTTAAGGCTGTACATATTGACCGAAAGATAGATCTCTCCGGGAGATTGTCGGATCCATTGTGGAAGCTTTCTGAGCCGATAGAAATAAGTTATGAGATTCAGCCCGGCGAGAACACGCCTGCCCGACAGAAAACATCTGTCTACGTTCTCTATAATTCAGATTATATTTATTTTGGATTTAACTGCCTGGACTCCACGGCTAACCTGGTCCGCGCGCACATTACGGACCGTGATAAGATGACTGACGATGACTTTGTCGGAATCCTTCTTGATACTTACGGCAACACACAAGGCGGGTATGAGTTCATGGTTAATCCTCAGGGCATCCAGTTCGACGCTGCACGAACTGGCGAAAGTGAGGATGCGAGTTTCGATTGCATGTGGTACTCTGCCGCTCAAGTGAACGACACAGGCTACACGGTAGAAATCGCACTTCCGTTCAAAAGCCTCCGATTTCCTTCGGCTCCCGAGCAGCACTGGATAGCTGAGTTTGTGCGGAACATGCCGCGAGAAAGCCGCTATCAAATGACATGGACGCCGATAGACAGGAATAATCCTTGCCTTTTCTGCCAAAGTGGTACGATCGATGGCATTGAGGGAGCAGAAGCCTCTAATAATCTTGAACTCTTGCCGTATGTCATGGGAGTTCAATCGAGTTCTTTGAATGATGCAGGGGACCCTGCGTCGGGATTTGCCAAGGGACCAGTCACGGGCCGGATCGGAGCCGGAATAAGGTATGCACCATCATCTTCGTTTGCACTTGCAGGAGTTTTGAATCCTGATTTCAGCCAGATCGAATCCGATGCCGCGCAGATTAGTGTCAACAATACATTTGCCATTTTCTATCCCGAGAAGCGACCGTTTTTCCTGGAAGGTGCAGATCTTTACAGCACAGTTGCAAGCATATTCTATTCACGTATGATAAACAATCCTCTCGCATCGGTGAAGATCACGGAAAAATCGGGCTCGTTCTCGCTTGCCTACCTCGGTGCTGAAGACAGAGAATCGCCTTTCATTATCCCCGGCGAAGAGGAGAGCGATTTCGTATCATCATCGCTGAAATCATGGAACAATATCTTACGAGCAAAATATAACATCGGAAAAGAATCGTTTGTCGGCGGATTGGTCACTACGAGAAATTTCATGGACGCACATAACTATGTTGGCACTGTCGATTGGAGTGTCCTCTTCGGTGGCAACTACTATTTAACCGGGCAAGCCGGTTTAACGCACACAAAAGAAATAAATGATCCTTCTCTATTTTCCAGCGATAGACTTTTTGGATCGACGTCCTACACGGCGGCGTTCGACGGAGAAAGCTACGAGGGTTCCGGCTATCAGGTAGATATAACACGAAACGCCCGCAATTATAGTTTCGACCTCGGCGGTGTAAGCGTATCCCCGACGTTCCAAGCGTATGATGGATACACAACCTCAACAGACAAGCGCCAGATCAACTTCTGGCAGGGTTACACAGTCTATTTCGATAGATCCTTCGTCGAAAACGCGTCTTTGCAGACGAACTCAGGAGTCGCGTTTAACTATGATGGCGCTCGTAAAGGTGAATGGGGTTCGATCCAAGCGCAGGCGAATCTAAGAGGTCAAACTTATGTATGGGCCGCTTACTATCCGGTTCAAGAAGAGCTTTTTCACAGCGTCCAGTTCCATAAACTCTACCGTACCGAGGTTCAATTGAATACGAATCCAATCACCGGATTTGCATTGTATCTGTGGGCTCAGGCGGGAAGACTTATCTACCGTGTTGACTCGCCGGACCTTGGAAGAGGTTACAACTTGTCGTGCGAGACTGTCGTAAAGCCGACCGATAAGTTCTCCCTCGACTTGACTTACACTCGTTCACGGCTCTGGTCTTTTTACACGCAGCAACTTTTCTTCGACGGTTACATCGCACGTTGTGCCGTCGTGTATCAGTTCTCGGCTCAACTGTTCGTGAGACTGATCAGCCAGTACGATCAATTTGCAAAGCAGCTTCAAATCGATCCGCTCATCAGCTACAAGCTCAATCCCTTTACGGTCTTCTATGCCGGGTCAGATCACAACTTCGCAAGGTTCGACGAGCCTTACGGAATGCGAAGAACAGTCCAGCAATTTTTCGTGAAGCTGCAATATCTTTGGCAGAACTGA
- a CDS encoding CoA-binding protein: MLPGSFWDALDHIAPYRYGMPPCFKSSFEVSSCEDFCREFLSNNKLGITVDQSIKEFIKSKRLAIVGVSHAIKKFSNGAYRELKKRGYQVFGVNPTLPEIAGERCYKDLTSLRGRIDGAVICVSPEKVEPILREAASIGLRNIWLQQGAESGAAIKIGKDLGLNVVAGKCILMYADPVHGFHNLHRFFVKLSGKL, encoded by the coding sequence ATGTTACCCGGCTCCTTCTGGGATGCACTCGATCACATAGCTCCATACAGATACGGAATGCCGCCTTGCTTCAAGAGTTCATTTGAGGTAAGCTCTTGTGAAGATTTTTGTCGGGAATTTCTTTCCAACAACAAGTTAGGGATCACCGTGGATCAATCAATCAAAGAATTTATTAAATCAAAAAGATTGGCGATCGTCGGGGTGTCACATGCCATAAAGAAATTCAGTAACGGCGCCTACAGAGAGTTGAAAAAACGCGGTTATCAGGTTTTCGGAGTTAACCCAACGCTTCCTGAAATTGCGGGAGAGAGGTGTTACAAAGATCTGACGTCCCTGCGCGGACGGATAGATGGCGCAGTGATCTGTGTTTCCCCTGAAAAGGTCGAACCGATCCTACGCGAAGCGGCATCAATTGGACTTCGCAATATTTGGCTCCAACAAGGTGCAGAAAGTGGGGCAGCAATCAAGATTGGAAAGGATCTCGGGTTAAACGTGGTCGCGGGTAAATGTATTCTGATGTATGCGGACCCGGTCCATGGATTTCATAATCTCCACAGATTTTTCGTCAAGCTAAGCGGTAAATTGTAG
- a CDS encoding sigma-54 dependent transcriptional regulator: MAGSVYALIVDDEKNVTDLLQVQLEEEGFTVDTANDGAVGINKIQAKPYDVILLDLKMPRINGIEVLKFAKENQPDSQVLILTGYGDIKTAVDTIKMGAFDFITKPYNFDELLVSIKNALDMRRLLVDNKVMKMEIGEGKFEIVGESLALKKVIEIALKVASSDASVLITGPSGSGKELIAHLIHENSERAKKPFVAVNCASIPDTLIESELFGHEKGAFTDAHSLKQGLTEIANGGTLFLDEVGDISYLVQPKLLRFIETGTFRRVGGTIEMSVDARIISATNKDLDREVDEQKFREDLLFRLNVVHIEVPPLGQRREDIPILVDHFLQKKHKARRIKRISDAALKLLMGYDWPGNIRELENVIERAAILAPKDEITPEYIALSSKSKSADLRRIPTRLSIAELEKIHIENVLKANGYNRTKSAQALGISLKTLYLKIKSYEIDTPAPRV; the protein is encoded by the coding sequence ATGGCTGGTAGTGTGTATGCACTTATTGTCGATGACGAAAAAAATGTAACTGATCTTCTTCAAGTTCAGCTTGAAGAAGAGGGGTTCACCGTTGACACGGCGAATGACGGGGCAGTTGGCATAAACAAAATTCAAGCCAAGCCGTATGACGTCATTCTTCTCGATCTGAAAATGCCGAGGATAAACGGGATAGAGGTTTTAAAATTTGCGAAAGAAAACCAGCCCGATTCACAAGTCCTGATCTTGACCGGATACGGCGATATAAAAACTGCCGTCGACACAATCAAGATGGGCGCTTTCGATTTCATCACGAAACCGTATAACTTTGATGAGCTTCTTGTCTCGATAAAGAACGCGCTTGATATGCGCCGTCTCCTCGTTGACAATAAAGTCATGAAGATGGAGATCGGCGAAGGCAAATTCGAGATTGTAGGTGAAAGTCTTGCTCTGAAGAAAGTCATCGAGATCGCATTGAAAGTCGCGAGCAGCGACGCTTCGGTGCTGATCACCGGGCCCAGTGGCTCCGGAAAAGAACTCATAGCTCATCTCATTCACGAAAACAGCGAACGGGCGAAGAAACCATTTGTTGCCGTCAACTGTGCTTCAATACCCGATACATTGATCGAGAGTGAACTTTTCGGACATGAGAAGGGAGCATTCACGGACGCGCATTCTCTTAAACAAGGTCTCACTGAAATTGCGAACGGCGGTACGTTGTTTTTGGACGAGGTTGGCGATATAAGTTATTTAGTTCAGCCGAAACTTCTCAGGTTTATCGAAACTGGGACATTCCGCAGAGTCGGCGGCACGATAGAGATGAGCGTCGACGCCAGGATCATTTCCGCTACCAATAAGGATCTTGACCGTGAAGTCGACGAACAAAAATTCCGTGAAGATTTGCTCTTCCGGTTGAACGTAGTACACATCGAAGTGCCGCCGCTCGGCCAGCGGCGGGAAGACATCCCAATACTTGTCGATCATTTTCTCCAGAAGAAACACAAGGCACGTCGAATAAAGAGAATTTCTGACGCTGCCCTCAAGCTTCTAATGGGCTACGATTGGCCGGGCAACATACGGGAATTGGAAAATGTGATAGAGCGCGCTGCGATACTCGCGCCGAAAGATGAGATAACGCCGGAGTACATCGCACTGAGTTCGAAGTCTAAGTCGGCCGACTTGCGTAGAATTCCGACACGCCTATCTATTGCAGAACTTGAGAAGATTCATATAGAAAACGTTCTTAAAGCTAATGGCTATAACCGTACAAAGTCTGCGCAGGCATTGGGGATCAGCCTTAAGACACTTTACCTTAAAATAAAAAGTTACGAGATAGATACACCTGCACCCAGGGTGTAA
- the pstS gene encoding phosphate ABC transporter substrate-binding protein PstS has product MQKRFLMVVAAVFVSAALLHGQTVINGAGSTFIYPMFSKWSNDYHKAHPDVEINYQSIGSGGGINQLTAGTVEIGASDAPLNDQQIAACEKAHGPVVHLPEAMGAVAVSYHIPGVDATLKFTGEVIANIYLGNITKWDDPAIKGLNPDVNLPDQQIVVVHRSDGSGDTYIFVDYLCKVSQEWKDKVGKGTSVNWPVGIGAKGNEGVTGQVEQTPYSIGYVTLIYALQNNVPFGSVKNKEGEFIHPTIESVSDAAANAAKIVPADLRFSITDAPGKTSYPISSATWLIVYVNQTDEKIAEETVKFLNWVLTDGQKMEPALDYAPIPKPIQKMELELLQKVNYDGKSLM; this is encoded by the coding sequence ATGCAAAAAAGATTTCTAATGGTAGTGGCGGCTGTATTCGTCTCAGCCGCCCTTTTACACGGTCAAACCGTAATTAACGGTGCCGGGTCAACATTCATCTATCCCATGTTTTCAAAGTGGTCTAACGACTACCATAAAGCACATCCTGATGTCGAGATTAACTATCAGTCCATCGGGAGCGGCGGCGGAATCAATCAGTTGACTGCCGGTACGGTAGAAATCGGCGCAAGCGATGCCCCGTTGAATGATCAGCAGATCGCTGCTTGCGAAAAAGCCCACGGCCCTGTGGTTCACCTTCCCGAAGCAATGGGAGCCGTTGCAGTGTCATACCACATTCCGGGCGTTGATGCGACACTTAAATTTACGGGAGAGGTAATTGCAAACATTTACCTCGGCAACATAACGAAATGGGACGACCCGGCGATCAAGGGACTCAACCCCGACGTCAATCTTCCTGACCAGCAGATCGTTGTTGTGCACCGCTCAGACGGCAGCGGCGACACTTACATCTTCGTCGATTATCTCTGCAAGGTCTCTCAGGAATGGAAAGACAAGGTCGGTAAAGGAACGAGTGTTAATTGGCCCGTCGGCATAGGCGCGAAAGGAAATGAGGGAGTTACCGGACAGGTAGAGCAAACCCCTTACTCGATCGGGTATGTGACCCTGATATACGCCCTCCAGAACAACGTGCCGTTCGGATCCGTCAAGAATAAAGAAGGCGAATTCATTCATCCGACAATTGAAAGCGTCAGCGACGCAGCAGCGAACGCAGCAAAAATTGTCCCTGCGGACTTGAGGTTCTCGATTACCGACGCACCTGGAAAAACTTCTTACCCGATTTCGAGTGCGACATGGCTGATCGTATACGTCAATCAGACAGACGAGAAAATTGCAGAAGAGACCGTCAAGTTCCTCAACTGGGTACTTACGGATGGCCAAAAAATGGAACCGGCGCTCGATTACGCACCGATCCCGAAGCCCATTCAAAAGATGGAGTTAGAGCTTCTCCAAAAAGTGAATTACGATGGAAAGAGTTTGATGTAA
- a CDS encoding response regulator has translation MEVLNSVTEIRKLLAMEKRELNIMMVEDDPDIPKLAKLYLKPYKDAEFNLVWVETGEDALKFLADSQNLDVILIDFQLPGLNGLETTRLIREKGVRIPVVFLTNAVDFKLAIEAMKLDVEDYLLKEEAITSILPSIILNLVERVRLREKLAEAEMNKVAQRERIDGIKSLIVTISHELNNPLAALKLAINVLQRKEIPPDIMSYLSIMKENTERIEGVVAKLRDLKGDKVTAYIGNIKMIDLSE, from the coding sequence ATGGAAGTCCTAAACTCGGTTACCGAAATAAGGAAACTGCTTGCTATGGAAAAACGCGAACTCAATATCATGATGGTGGAGGATGACCCCGATATACCGAAGTTAGCGAAACTCTACCTGAAACCGTACAAGGACGCGGAATTCAACCTTGTATGGGTCGAGACCGGAGAGGATGCCCTCAAGTTTCTTGCAGACAGTCAAAATCTCGATGTAATTCTTATTGATTTTCAGTTGCCCGGACTCAACGGGTTGGAGACAACCCGTCTGATAAGAGAAAAGGGAGTCCGCATACCGGTGGTTTTCTTGACCAATGCGGTTGATTTCAAACTTGCCATCGAGGCCATGAAGCTCGACGTTGAGGATTACTTGCTGAAGGAAGAAGCAATAACCTCAATTCTTCCCAGCATCATACTGAATCTTGTCGAGCGCGTGAGACTCCGTGAGAAACTCGCGGAAGCAGAAATGAACAAAGTGGCACAGCGTGAAAGGATCGACGGAATAAAAAGCCTCATTGTTACCATCTCCCACGAATTGAATAATCCTCTTGCTGCGTTGAAGTTAGCGATCAATGTTCTGCAACGGAAGGAGATTCCCCCGGACATCATGAGCTATCTTTCGATCATGAAAGAAAACACCGAGCGCATCGAAGGGGTCGTGGCAAAGCTGCGTGACTTGAAAGGCGACAAGGTTACAGCTTATATAGGTAATATAAAAATGATAGACTTATCTGAATGA